The genome window GTTTTCTTCCGATTAAAGACTGGAAGATAAGGAAAGTTCCACCGACTGTCCAATATAGTGGTAGAGCTGCTGGAGCATTTAAAGACACTATTACAATCATAATAGGAGAAATCAATCCTATTTTACTCATTTGCTTTTGTTGTTCTTGTGTCATGGTACTTTGCGATACTCTAAATTGTAAATAATAAACAATACCTGCTAACGCGGTTAGAATTAAATCTGACTGTCCTAAATTAAACCATAAAAAGGAGTGGCTAGCTATTTCTTGAGAACCACGTATTGCATAATAGAATCCCATTAAAATCGGCATTTGAATCAGCATTGGTAAACATCCAATATTAAGTGGGTTAATATTATTTTTTTTGTAAAGATCCATCATTTCCATTTGCAGTTTTTGCTGTTCTTTTTGATCTTTAGTGGCCTTAATCTTTTTCTGAATTGCTTCCATTTCAGGTTTAATTGTATCCATTTTTGATTTCATTAATTGTTGTTTTTTATATTGCTTCAGCATTAAAGGCATTAAGACAAGTCGAATTACTAAAGTGATCAGAATAATCGCAAGGCCGTAGCTTCCAGCAAATACATCTGCTGTTCCGTGAATAATTGCCGTGAATGGTTCAACAAATATTTTATGGAAAAACCCATCATTATTTCCACTTGCTGATGAGGAACAAGCACTCAGTAGAATAGTTGATAAACCTAATAGCATGATTAGTAATGTATTTTTTGATAATTTTTTCATTGTAATTCCTCCAAATTGTTAATTAAATACTAGCTAACAAAGGAGGTAATTGGTTTCTCTGGATCATCATGTGAACTCTCTATTCTTTTACGGATATTTTTAACAATCCAGTGCAAAATAGGAGTATTATATTTTTGAACATTCATATTTATCGTTGTAATGGAAACATCTAATGACAACCTTTGATCTGTTGCAAAGAATTCTTGCTGAACCGTTGTCTTAATGTTCCAATCCCATAAATATTTCAGTACTAGACCTACTAAAAATGTATAGTAAACCGTTTGATAACTAGGAAAAAACGTTAAGTCTAATAATAAATCAATCATTTATACACCTCATTATTAGTGAACAAATAAAATTATATCGAAACTAGGGCTGAAAAGCAATTAACAACTAGAGATAAAGGTCAAGATTACAAATATTAAGTATATTTTATGACATTTTTTAATGCTGAATGATAAAAGATATTACCCTTCAAGAGGTACTATTTGCATAAAATCAGGAATAATTAAGTATTTACAATAGGAAAAAATAAAATGAATGGTATAATAAATGATAGTTTTAATATAATCAAGGTGTTTTCTTATAGGATGTTTTTAATAAGTTCTGTAAAAATTAAGGGGGGATTTAATGAAAGCTCTAATTAATATTGATTACACTTTTGACTTCGTAGAAGGCAATCTACCATGTGGTGAACCAGGCATTGCAATTGAGAATGAAATAGTAAAAATTACGAAGAATTTTATCGATAATGATGATTTAACTGTATTTGCAATTGATTTGCATACATTAAATGATCCATATCATCCAGAATCAAGGCTATTTCCACCTCATAATATTGCTGAATCAAGAGGAAGAGATTTATATGGAACACTTCAAAAGACTTATGAAGATCACAAAGATTTAACCAATGTGTATTGGATGGATAAAACTAGATACAGTGCTTTTGCAGGCACCGATTTACATATAAAATTGCAAGAGAGATCCATCAAAGATATTTATCTAGTTGGCGTTTGTACAGATATATGTGTGCTACATACTGCTGTAGATGCTTATAATCTTGGTTATAATATTCATATATATGAAAATGCCGTTGCTTCATTTAATGAAATTGGCCATCAATGGGCATTGGAACATTTTAAAAATGTACTAGGGGCTACTATCCTTTAGTCGTTTAGGGGTTGCAGGAGGACTATAATGAGTTTTAATTTTAAAGATGACAGTTTAATGTTACATACGGACTTATATCAAATTAATATGGCTGAAACTTACTGGGAGGATGGCATTGCTGAAAAGAATGCTGTTTTTGAAGTGTATTTTAGAAAATTACCTTTTAATAATGGCTATGCTGTTTTCGCTGGTTTAGAGCGAGTGATTCAATATCTAGAGAATCTGCAATTTTCTGAAGGGGATATTGAGTATTTAAGACAAGAAGGCTTTAAAGAAGACTTCCTAGCTTATTTGAAAGATCTGCATTTTACTGGAAGTCTACGGTCAGCAGCAGAAGGAGAAGTGGTTTTCGCAAATGAACCATTAATGAGAATTGAAGCACCACTTGCGCAAGCACAAATTGTCGAAACGGCCATCTTAAACATTGTGAATTACCAAACATTAATTGCAACGAAAGCTTCCAGAATTAAAAATGTTATTGGTGATGGAATCGTAATGGAGTTTGGAAGTAGACGTGCACATGAACTAGATGCAGCACTATGGGGAACAAGAGCTGCTTTTATCGGTGGTTTTAATTCCACCTCAAATGTCAGAGCGGGTAAATTATTCGGTATTCCGATTTCTGGAACGCATGCTCATTCTATGATTCAAGCCTATCATGATGAGTATATAGCTTTTCATAAATATGCGCGAAGACATAAGGAGTGCGTTTTTTTGGTAGACACATATGATACTTTGCGATCAGGCGTCCCTAATGCTATTCGTGTTGCAAAGGAATTAGGCGATAGCATAAACTTTCGAGGGATTCGCTTGGATAGCGGTGATTTAGCTTATTTATCAAAAGAAGCAAGAAAAATGCTAGATGAAGCAGGTTTCTATGATACAAAAATAGTTGCAAGTAATGATCTAGATGAATACACGATAATTAACTTAAAAGCACAAGGGGCAAAAATAGATATTTGGGGAATAGGAACCAAATTAATTACAGCATATGATCAGCCAGCACTTGGGGGCGTATATAAGCTTGTATCTATTGAAGATGAAGAAGGCAACATGCAAGATACGATTAAAATTAGCGGGAATCCAGAAAAAGTGACTACACCTGGGTTAAAAAGGGTATATCGAATTATAAATGATATAAATGGTAAATCAGAAGGGGATTATATTTGTTTAGAATCCGAACATCCTGAAAACGAAGAACGCTTAAAGATGTTTCATCCAACCCATACGTATATAAGCAAATTTGTGACTAATTTTACTGCAGTAGATATCCATCAAGATATTTTTAAGGATGGTAAGTTAATATATGCAACCCCTGATATCATGAGCATTCAAAAGTACTCAGAGCAAAGCTTAGAAATACTTTGGGATGAATATAAGCGTTCCTTAAATCCTGAGGAATATCCTGTAGATTTAAGCCCATTATGCTGGGAAAATAAAATGAGTCATATAGAAAAGGTCAAAGTATCTATTCAAAATCGCAAATGAGGAGGAAATAGCATGCGAGATTTACAAGAAAGAATTATGAAGGATTTAAATGTACAACCTGAAATTAATCCAAAACAAGAAATTGAAAAAAGAGTTCAATTTTTAAAGGATTACGCTAAAAAAGCGAAAGCAAAAGGATTTGTTTTGGGAATTAGTGGTGGCCAAGATTCATCTTTAGCAGGAAGACTGGCACAATTAGCAGTAGAAGAATTACGTGCAGAAGGCTATAATGCAACTTTTGTAGCTGTAAGATTGCCATATGGAGTTCAAGCAGATGAAGTAGATGCAAAACGTGCATTGGAATTTATAAAAGCGGATAAGGAATATGTATTTAATATTAAAAATCCTGTTGACGACGTGAAAACTGTTTATGATGACATGAGTGACACGCCATTAGCTGATTATCATAAGGGAAATGTAAAAGCTAGAATGCGAATGATTGCACAATATGCAATTGGCGGACAAGAAAATTTACTAGTGATAGGTACTGATCATGCTGCCGAAGCTGTTACAGGATTCTTTACAAAGTATGGAGATGGCGGTGCGGATGTTCTACCATTAACAGGATTATCAAAAAGACAAGGAAAACAATTATTAAAAGAGTTGAATGCAGAAGAGGCTCTTTATTTGAAAGTGCCAACTGCCGATTTATTAGATAATAAACCAGGGCAAGCAGATGAAACCGAACTTGGTATTACTTATGACCAATTAGATGATTATTTAGAAGGAAAAGAAGTTACACAAGATGTGGCAGAGAAGATTGAAGCTCGGTACTTATTGACAGAGCATAAGAGACAAGTACCTGCATCAATGTTTGATGAATGGTGGAAAGAATAGTAGAAAAGAAAAAGAGACCGATAAATTAATTGTCGGTCTCTTTTTCTTGGCAATTTTCTCTCTTAAATTAATGACACAGCACAAACATGTACCAATAATTAACATACTCTATAATGTAAGTACAAAATATGTAAATGTTGTTTAACAATATTTTGTACGAAAAAAATTATAGGAGGGAAATAAATGATTAAAATTCTAGGTTTAGACGTAGAAGTTACACTCTTAAATATCCCTATATCCTTTGAATCTGAATTATCTGTAGGCTGCAAGAAGAAGTCATGTTGTCCACACAAACCACCAAAACCACCAAAACCGCCATATCCGCCATACCCCCCATACGCTAATCGTGATGCTTAAATAGGAGAATAGCTAGTAAGAGGCATTGATATCACATTGTGAATTAATGCCTCTTATCTATGTTTTTAAATCTTTACATCATTCTATTTAAAATAGCAGTCGCAAAATCAACTGATTCTTGTGTAGGTGGTTCGATGTCTTTTAAAGGATATTCTAATCCGAGCGTCTCCCATTTATATACACCTAACTTATGATAGGGGAGTATATCAATTTTTTCTACATTTTCAAGTTTTGCAATGAAATCACTTAGTCTCGTTAAATCTTCTTCTGTATCATTAATTGTAGGTACTAAAACATGTCTTACCCAAATAGGGATTTTCTTATTTGATAAATAGGTTGCAAAATCTAAAATATGATCATTTCCCATACCAGTTAATTTAATATGTTTTTTACGGTCGATATGTTTTAAATCAAGCAAGACTAAATCAGTATATTGCATTAATTCATCTAATTGTGCTTGGAAAGAAGGGGCTTTTGAGTAACAACCACCAGAAGAGTCAATCGTTGTATGAATACCAAGTTTTTTACACTCTTTAAATAATTCTATTAAAAATGGTATTTGTAATAAAGGTTCCCCGCCACTTACAGTAATACCACCACCAGATGGTTCGATAAAAGGAAGGTATGTTTTTAAATCATTGATAATGTCCATAACAGACATTTGCTTTCCTGTACCAATTTCCCAAGTGTCTGCATTATGACAAAATTGGCAGCGAAGTAAGCAGCCTTGGGTAAACACTACATAGCGAATGCCTGGGCCATCTACTGTTCCAAATGTTTCTATTGAATGTATATTGCCGTTCATGATTATTTTCCTCCTTATAATAAACCCGCAATCCAGTATAGTAGTAGCACTGTAAGAAGAGGGGGAGAGGGAATAAGAAAATCCCTCAGCCCAGTCTTTAAGAATTACATGGATTCATGGAAAGTACGACTAATAACGTCTTGTTGTTGCTCACGAGTTAATTTGATAAAGTTAACTGCATATCCAGATACACGAATAGTTAATTGCGGGTATAATTCTGGATGTTCCATAGCATCTAATAATGTTTCTCTATTAAATACGTTAACATTTAAGTGGTGCCCAGCTTTTGTTGCATAGCCATCTAAAATTGATACTAAGTTATTTGCACGAATATCTTCTTCTTTACCTAAAGCTTTTGGCACAATGGAGAAGGTATTCGAAATACCATCTAATGAATAATCGTAAGGTAACTTAGCAACAGAAGATAGAGATGCTAAAGTTCCTTTTGTATCACGGCCATGCATAGGGTTAGCTCCTGGAGCAAAAGGTTCCCCTGCACGACGGCCGTCTGGAGTATTACCTGTTTTCTTACCATATACAACGTTAGAAGTGATGGTTAAGATAGACATAGTATGCATAGAATTGCGATATGTTTGATGTTTACGTAGTTTTTTCATAAAGCTTTCAACTATCTCAACTGCAATACTATCCACTGCATCATCGTTGTTACCGTATTTAGGGAAATCTCCTTCCATTTCGAAATCTACAGCAAGACCGTTTTCGTCTCTAATAACTTTAACTTTTCCATGTTTTATGGCACTTAATGAGTCTGTAACTACGCTTAATCCTGCAATACCTGTAGCCATTGTCCGAAGAATCTCTGTGTCATGAAGAGCCATTTCAATTCTTTCATAGCTGTATTTGTCATGCATATAATGGATAACATTTAATGTGTTGATATAGAGGCCAGCTAACCATTCCATCATATTATCAAATTTTTCGGTAACCTCTTTATAGTCTAGGTATTCAGAAGTGATTGGTTCAAATTTAGGTCCAACCTGGATTTTTAATTTCTCATCTTTACCACCATTAATTGCATATAATAAACATTTAGCAAGGTTGGCACGAGCTCCAAAGAACTGCATTTGTTTACCAATTTCCATTGCTGATACACAACATGCGATTCCGTAATCATCGCCCCATTGAGGTTTCATAATATCATCATTTTCATATTGGATTGCACTTGTTTGAATCGACATTTGCGCACAGAATTTTTTAAAGTTGTCTGGTAACTGTGTAGACCATAGAACAGTTAAGTTTGGCTCCGGTGCAGGTCCTAAGTTATCTAAAGTATGAAGGAAACGGAAAGAGTTCTTTGTTACTAAAGGTCTACCGTCATTAGCCATACCGCCAATTGATTCGGTTACCCAAGTAGGGTCGCCGCTGAATAATTCATTATAGTCAGGTGTACGAGCAAATTTTACCAGGCGTAACTTCATAATAAAGTGATCCACTATTTCTTGTACTTCTTTTTCTGTTAATGTGCCATTTTCTAAGTCTCTTTCTACATAAATATCTAAGAAGGTAGATACACGCCCTAAGCTCATTGCAGCACCGTTTTGTTCTTTTATTGCTGCAAGGTAGGCAAGATAAACCCATTGGAATGCTTCTTGGGCATTTGCTGCTGGTCGTGATAAATCAAAGCCATAGCTTGCACCTAATTCTTTTAATTCATGTAGAGCACGAATTTGTTCAGAAAGTTCTTCTCTTAATCGGATTGTTTCTTCTGTCATAACAGAACTTGTTGCTTTTTTGTCTTTTTGTTTTTCATTAATTAAGAAATCGACACCATAAAGTGCAACGCGACGATAGTCACCAATAATTCTTCCACGACCATATGCATCAGGAAGACCTGTAATGATTGCAGCTTTTCTAGCTAATCTCATTTCATCTGTATAAGCATCAAAAACTCCTGCGTTATGGGTTTTACGATGTTCAGTAAAGAATTTCACTAATTCTTCATCCGCTTTATAGCCGTATGATTCACAAGCTTGAACAGCCATTCTAATACCGCCGTTAGGTTGGAAAGAGCGTTTGAAAGGTTCATCTGTTTGTACACCGACGATTTTTTCTTTTGTTTTATCTAAATAGCCAGGGCCGTGAGAGGTAATGGTTGATACGATATCAGTATCTAAATCATAAACACCGCCTCGTTCTCTTTCTAGTTTACTTAATTCCATTACTTGTTCCCATAATTGTGTAGTTTCTAATGTAGGACCTGATAAGAAAGCAGAATCTCCATAATATGGTTTAAAGTTTTTCAGGATGAAATCACGAACATTTACTTCTTTCTGCCAAGATCCATTTTTAAAGCCTTCCCAATAATTAGTTGTTTCAACTTTTTCCATTATAATCACCTCATGATTTAATAAAATATATAACAGAAAGCTTTTTTCTTTCTGTTTTAACTATAACAGATAATATGTGAGAACAATCACAATAATTGTGTACATCTTGCGAATTTTCTGTGTCGTATATGTGAACTCTAATAATACCAAGGGTTTATAGAGGTGGTTTTAAAAGGGTAAAAGAAGAAGGTTGGAAAATATCTTTTATATCTGTTATATAAATTTATGATTTTTTCTCTATTCTGTTATACAATAGGGTAAGTATTCATCGTGGAGGAAAGAGAAAGGAAGTGGAGATGTTTTCCTTGTAATAGAATATTGCTATTCATTTTGTCCATACTATTGGAAAGTAATAAAGCTATTTACATAAAAATTTTTGAAAAAAGTTCCGTTTCTTTTCTTCCATATATAAGGTAAGATTAATTTTAGGTCTCTAATACTAGAATTAACATAAGCGAAATGTATGAGGTGTAAATATGTCAATCAGAAAAAAAGAAATCTTGATTAATATAGCGAAGATACTACTGCCGATTGTTATATTTATCATCGTTTTAAGAGAAATTAAAAACATGATTGTATCAGCGGATATAAACCAATTATATGAATATTTACAGACTATCCCATTTCATAGTTTGTTTTACATTGCAATAGGCGGATTCATGGCGACTCTTCCCATGTTTTTTTATGATTTTTTTCTTGTAAGGCATTTAAAGAAGCGTGTTCCAATTGTAGAAGTAGGTAAATATTCATTTATTAGTAATTCTTTTTCAAATTTAATTGGTTTTGGTGGTTTAATTGGTATTGCCTTACGAAATTTCTTTTATAAAAGATATGAAAAAGACCGAAAAAAACTATTTAAAGGGATTGCGGTAGTAACGATATTTTATTTATCTGGTATTAGCTTATTGTCTTGGATTGCTATTCTTTATAGTAGAAGACTGAATTTAATGGAAGATCATTTTTGGATATTTGCAGCCATTATTATAGTAGGATTAATATTTCCAGTGCTCCTCGTAAGTTATCAGAAAGCCAAGCAGCATAACTTTGTCTTTGACCAAAATCAGATAGTTGGTTTGATAATTGTTTCTCTGTTGGAATGGATATTTTTATTTGCATATTTATATTCTATCGCTAGAATAATAGTATTGCCAGTTTCTATTGGGGATTTTTTCTTGCTTTTCTTAGTTGCTGCTTGTACTGGAATAATCAGTATGATACCTGGTGGGATGGGTTCTTTTGAATTAGTATTTTTATGGGGGATTGAATCTTTAGGGATTGAATCAGAACAAATGTTGATAGTCCTATTTTTATATCGGATTGGATATTATCTTCTACCATTTTTATTGGCAGCTTTTTTATTTATAATAGAAATTGGAAAAAACATTAAGAAAAATGCGGCAGCCTATTTAAAGGCTTTTTCAAGTGAATAATCTATATGTTTAGCAATAAAAGTATACTTGAATAATGATAAAAAAATACAGAAGCGTTTCATTTTTGTGA of Niallia circulans contains these proteins:
- the yidC gene encoding membrane protein insertase YidC → MKKLSKNTLLIMLLGLSTILLSACSSSASGNNDGFFHKIFVEPFTAIIHGTADVFAGSYGLAIILITLVIRLVLMPLMLKQYKKQQLMKSKMDTIKPEMEAIQKKIKATKDQKEQQKLQMEMMDLYKKNNINPLNIGCLPMLIQMPILMGFYYAIRGSQEIASHSFLWFNLGQSDLILTALAGIVYYLQFRVSQSTMTQEQQKQMSKIGLISPIMIVIVSLNAPAALPLYWTVGGTFLIFQSLIGRKLYPPQPSNTKVATDK
- a CDS encoding cysteine hydrolase family protein yields the protein MKALINIDYTFDFVEGNLPCGEPGIAIENEIVKITKNFIDNDDLTVFAIDLHTLNDPYHPESRLFPPHNIAESRGRDLYGTLQKTYEDHKDLTNVYWMDKTRYSAFAGTDLHIKLQERSIKDIYLVGVCTDICVLHTAVDAYNLGYNIHIYENAVASFNEIGHQWALEHFKNVLGATIL
- a CDS encoding nicotinate phosphoribosyltransferase — encoded protein: MSFNFKDDSLMLHTDLYQINMAETYWEDGIAEKNAVFEVYFRKLPFNNGYAVFAGLERVIQYLENLQFSEGDIEYLRQEGFKEDFLAYLKDLHFTGSLRSAAEGEVVFANEPLMRIEAPLAQAQIVETAILNIVNYQTLIATKASRIKNVIGDGIVMEFGSRRAHELDAALWGTRAAFIGGFNSTSNVRAGKLFGIPISGTHAHSMIQAYHDEYIAFHKYARRHKECVFLVDTYDTLRSGVPNAIRVAKELGDSINFRGIRLDSGDLAYLSKEARKMLDEAGFYDTKIVASNDLDEYTIINLKAQGAKIDIWGIGTKLITAYDQPALGGVYKLVSIEDEEGNMQDTIKISGNPEKVTTPGLKRVYRIINDINGKSEGDYICLESEHPENEERLKMFHPTHTYISKFVTNFTAVDIHQDIFKDGKLIYATPDIMSIQKYSEQSLEILWDEYKRSLNPEEYPVDLSPLCWENKMSHIEKVKVSIQNRK
- the nadE gene encoding ammonia-dependent NAD(+) synthetase; translated protein: MRDLQERIMKDLNVQPEINPKQEIEKRVQFLKDYAKKAKAKGFVLGISGGQDSSLAGRLAQLAVEELRAEGYNATFVAVRLPYGVQADEVDAKRALEFIKADKEYVFNIKNPVDDVKTVYDDMSDTPLADYHKGNVKARMRMIAQYAIGGQENLLVIGTDHAAEAVTGFFTKYGDGGADVLPLTGLSKRQGKQLLKELNAEEALYLKVPTADLLDNKPGQADETELGITYDQLDDYLEGKEVTQDVAEKIEARYLLTEHKRQVPASMFDEWWKE
- the pflA gene encoding pyruvate formate-lyase-activating protein — translated: MNGNIHSIETFGTVDGPGIRYVVFTQGCLLRCQFCHNADTWEIGTGKQMSVMDIINDLKTYLPFIEPSGGGITVSGGEPLLQIPFLIELFKECKKLGIHTTIDSSGGCYSKAPSFQAQLDELMQYTDLVLLDLKHIDRKKHIKLTGMGNDHILDFATYLSNKKIPIWVRHVLVPTINDTEEDLTRLSDFIAKLENVEKIDILPYHKLGVYKWETLGLEYPLKDIEPPTQESVDFATAILNRMM
- the pflB gene encoding formate C-acetyltransferase yields the protein MEKVETTNYWEGFKNGSWQKEVNVRDFILKNFKPYYGDSAFLSGPTLETTQLWEQVMELSKLERERGGVYDLDTDIVSTITSHGPGYLDKTKEKIVGVQTDEPFKRSFQPNGGIRMAVQACESYGYKADEELVKFFTEHRKTHNAGVFDAYTDEMRLARKAAIITGLPDAYGRGRIIGDYRRVALYGVDFLINEKQKDKKATSSVMTEETIRLREELSEQIRALHELKELGASYGFDLSRPAANAQEAFQWVYLAYLAAIKEQNGAAMSLGRVSTFLDIYVERDLENGTLTEKEVQEIVDHFIMKLRLVKFARTPDYNELFSGDPTWVTESIGGMANDGRPLVTKNSFRFLHTLDNLGPAPEPNLTVLWSTQLPDNFKKFCAQMSIQTSAIQYENDDIMKPQWGDDYGIACCVSAMEIGKQMQFFGARANLAKCLLYAINGGKDEKLKIQVGPKFEPITSEYLDYKEVTEKFDNMMEWLAGLYINTLNVIHYMHDKYSYERIEMALHDTEILRTMATGIAGLSVVTDSLSAIKHGKVKVIRDENGLAVDFEMEGDFPKYGNNDDAVDSIAVEIVESFMKKLRKHQTYRNSMHTMSILTITSNVVYGKKTGNTPDGRRAGEPFAPGANPMHGRDTKGTLASLSSVAKLPYDYSLDGISNTFSIVPKALGKEEDIRANNLVSILDGYATKAGHHLNVNVFNRETLLDAMEHPELYPQLTIRVSGYAVNFIKLTREQQQDVISRTFHESM
- a CDS encoding lysylphosphatidylglycerol synthase domain-containing protein, whose protein sequence is MSIRKKEILINIAKILLPIVIFIIVLREIKNMIVSADINQLYEYLQTIPFHSLFYIAIGGFMATLPMFFYDFFLVRHLKKRVPIVEVGKYSFISNSFSNLIGFGGLIGIALRNFFYKRYEKDRKKLFKGIAVVTIFYLSGISLLSWIAILYSRRLNLMEDHFWIFAAIIIVGLIFPVLLVSYQKAKQHNFVFDQNQIVGLIIVSLLEWIFLFAYLYSIARIIVLPVSIGDFFLLFLVAACTGIISMIPGGMGSFELVFLWGIESLGIESEQMLIVLFLYRIGYYLLPFLLAAFLFIIEIGKNIKKNAAAYLKAFSSE